A window of Sporolituus thermophilus DSM 23256 contains these coding sequences:
- the lonB gene encoding ATP-dependent protease LonB: protein MDYAVNIISLIQFFFAVVIGLYFLNLLRSQQGNRVAVERESKKEMDKLQRLREISLTEPLAEKTRPSTFAEIVGQEEGLKALRAALCGPNPQHVLIYGPPGVGKTAAARLVLEEAKRNPLSPFGPNAKFVEMDATTARFDERGIADPLIGTVHDPIYQGAGALGMAGIPQPKPGAVTKAHGGILFIDEIGELHHIQMNKLLKVLEDRKVFLESSYYNSEDTNIPSHIHDIFQNGLPADFRLVGATTRMAHEIPPAIRSRCVEIYFRPLLPDEISLIAGNAAKKIGFALADGVLDVVKRYATSGREAVNIIQIAAGVAQNEGSKTITRAHAEWVINFGQYNPRPDKKIPAHPTVGLVNGLAVFGPNIGTMMEVEVSAVPNAYGTGKLTVTGVVDEEEIGGSGRTMRRKSMAKGSLDNVLTVLASHFGIDCHKYDIHVNFPGGVPIDGPSAGVTVLTAIYSALHKIPVDNTVAMTGEISIRGLVKPVGGVSAKVAAAKQAGVRKVLIPRENWQELFKNMDIEVIPVDTVEEVLSHALMQTVDQAPRLELVAPKPELLTAAGVQG, encoded by the coding sequence GTGGATTACGCTGTTAACATTATCAGTTTGATCCAGTTCTTTTTTGCCGTTGTCATCGGCCTGTATTTCCTGAATCTCCTCAGGTCACAGCAGGGGAACAGGGTCGCGGTCGAACGGGAATCCAAAAAGGAAATGGACAAACTGCAGCGGCTTCGGGAGATTTCTCTGACTGAACCGCTGGCGGAAAAGACGCGGCCGTCGACTTTCGCCGAAATCGTCGGCCAGGAAGAAGGACTAAAGGCACTGAGAGCCGCACTTTGCGGGCCAAACCCACAGCATGTGCTTATCTACGGGCCGCCAGGCGTTGGCAAGACTGCTGCCGCCCGCCTGGTACTGGAAGAAGCCAAACGCAACCCGCTGTCGCCCTTTGGGCCCAATGCCAAATTTGTGGAGATGGATGCCACTACCGCCCGGTTTGACGAGCGCGGTATCGCCGATCCGCTTATCGGTACGGTACATGACCCAATTTACCAAGGAGCAGGAGCTCTTGGCATGGCCGGCATTCCCCAGCCCAAACCGGGAGCTGTTACCAAAGCCCATGGCGGCATTCTGTTTATCGACGAAATCGGTGAACTTCACCACATCCAGATGAACAAACTGCTTAAAGTGTTGGAAGACCGTAAAGTATTTCTGGAAAGTTCCTATTATAACAGTGAGGATACCAACATCCCTTCCCATATCCACGACATATTCCAAAACGGCCTGCCGGCCGATTTCCGGCTGGTGGGGGCCACGACGCGCATGGCCCACGAAATTCCGCCCGCCATCAGGTCCCGGTGCGTTGAAATTTATTTCCGGCCGCTTTTGCCTGACGAAATTTCCCTTATCGCCGGCAATGCCGCCAAAAAAATCGGGTTTGCCCTCGCGGACGGCGTGCTGGATGTTGTTAAACGCTATGCTACCAGCGGGCGTGAGGCGGTAAATATTATCCAGATTGCGGCCGGAGTGGCCCAGAATGAGGGCAGTAAGACCATCACCCGCGCCCATGCCGAATGGGTAATAAACTTTGGCCAGTACAATCCCCGGCCGGACAAGAAAATTCCTGCCCACCCTACGGTCGGTTTGGTCAACGGCTTAGCCGTGTTCGGGCCGAATATCGGAACGATGATGGAAGTAGAGGTATCGGCCGTTCCTAATGCCTACGGCACGGGGAAGCTAACGGTGACCGGCGTAGTGGACGAAGAGGAAATCGGTGGTTCGGGCCGGACGATGCGGCGCAAGAGCATGGCCAAGGGGTCGCTCGATAATGTACTTACGGTGTTAGCCAGCCATTTTGGCATCGACTGCCATAAATACGACATCCATGTCAACTTTCCCGGCGGTGTGCCTATCGACGGTCCGTCGGCGGGCGTGACGGTGTTAACGGCCATTTATTCGGCGCTGCACAAAATACCGGTTGATAACACGGTTGCCATGACGGGAGAAATCTCCATCCGCGGTCTGGTCAAGCCAGTAGGAGGGGTTAGCGCTAAAGTAGCGGCCGCCAAGCAGGCCGGGGTGCGAAAAGTTCTCATTCCGCGGGAAAACTGGCAAGAGTTGTTTAAAAACATGGATATTGAAGTCATCCCGGTTGATACGGTTGAGGAGGTGCTTAGCCACGCCCTCATGCAAACCGTCGACCAGGCGCCGCGCCTGGAATTGGTGGCGCCAAAACCGGAACTGTTAACGGCGGCAGGGGTGCAAGGATAG